A stretch of Campylobacter gracilis DNA encodes these proteins:
- the cuyB gene encoding cysteate racemase — MKRVGIIGGMGPLASADLYMKIIEETAAGGDQENIPLVIDSYPQIEDRTAFILGKGENPLPRLSESAVRLKNAGCRAFAMACNTAHFFADDVEAAAEIPLIHIAEVTVKAIRKNYPNAHKIAVLATIGTKKAKIYDDPLKEAGLISVDLGEENQAVLMDCIYKGVKAGKTAEYVGAFENLLGKIDADIYVVACTELPLFLPLIKSDKIFVDPTRELAKAIVEFSRS, encoded by the coding sequence ATGAAAAGAGTTGGGATTATCGGCGGAATGGGACCTTTGGCAAGTGCGGATCTGTATATGAAGATTATAGAAGAGACTGCTGCGGGCGGCGATCAAGAAAATATTCCGCTTGTAATTGATAGCTATCCGCAGATTGAAGATCGCACGGCATTTATCTTAGGTAAAGGTGAAAATCCGCTTCCGCGCCTAAGCGAGAGCGCTGTTAGGCTCAAAAATGCAGGCTGCAGGGCGTTTGCGATGGCGTGCAACACGGCGCATTTTTTCGCAGACGATGTAGAAGCTGCGGCGGAAATCCCGCTAATTCATATCGCCGAGGTTACCGTAAAAGCGATCCGCAAAAATTATCCAAACGCCCATAAAATCGCCGTACTAGCCACTATCGGTACAAAAAAAGCTAAAATTTACGACGATCCGCTCAAAGAAGCGGGGCTAATCAGCGTGGATCTCGGTGAAGAAAATCAAGCGGTTTTGATGGATTGTATCTACAAAGGCGTTAAGGCGGGCAAGACTGCCGAATACGTGGGGGCTTTTGAGAATTTGCTAGGCAAAATCGATGCTGATATTTATGTCGTTGCCTGCACTGAGCTGCCGCTATTTTTGCCCTTAATCAAAAGCGATAAAATTTTCGTTGATCCTACTAGAGAGCTTGCCAAAGCGATCGTGGAATTCTCAAGATCGTAG
- a CDS encoding YccF domain-containing protein: protein MRILGSIIWFFVGGWILAILTYLSGLILNRFSRTAPAGLGLMEYGKFLFLPFTNDMARKNKSSLTVAAKSLQNCEYDVTPQKVSVATIIATVCIVAIALPAVAIAGPGLTTRDDAEISRLATNLMIVEADIKSYYISQSKFASDFSVMTNVPLEPNGANSAYLKSLKGDKCFLISVDGEKKTISIAKGPDAENNICRGAYELPGVPKMLSEPIQVKSY from the coding sequence ATGCGTATTTTAGGCAGCATTATTTGGTTCTTTGTGGGAGGTTGGATCCTTGCTATCTTGACCTATTTGTCGGGTTTAATCCTTAACCGTTTTAGTCGGACTGCTCCCGCGGGATTAGGTCTTATGGAATACGGCAAATTTCTATTTTTGCCCTTCACCAACGACATGGCGCGCAAAAATAAAAGCTCGCTTACCGTCGCCGCAAAGTCGCTACAAAACTGCGAATACGACGTAACGCCCCAAAAAGTATCCGTAGCGACGATAATAGCTACAGTTTGTATCGTAGCGATTGCCTTGCCTGCAGTAGCGATTGCGGGACCGGGGCTAACTACTAGAGATGATGCTGAGATTTCTAGATTAGCGACAAATTTAATGATTGTTGAGGCAGATATAAAGTCTTACTATATCTCCCAAAGTAAATTCGCATCCGATTTTTCGGTTATGACGAATGTTCCGCTAGAGCCTAACGGAGCGAATTCCGCATATCTTAAAAGCTTAAAAGGGGATAAATGCTTTCTAATCAGCGTAGACGGCGAAAAGAAAACTATCTCTATCGCAAAGGGTCCCGATGCCGAAAATAATATCTGCCGGGGAGCGTATGAATTACCGGGCGTCCCTAAAATGCTATCGGAGCCTATTCAAGTAAAAAGCTATTAA
- a CDS encoding type IV pilus twitching motility protein PilT gives MEEVQRNLVDIETLLKTVVFNKASDLHLVSRSAPQIRIDGTLRPLAMDPLKGTDIEYICYALITDAQKSALEENKELDFAIELPNIGRFRGNYYYTMNGDLAAAFRIIPIDIPSLDDLKAPTIFKEVVKHEKGMILVTGPTGSGKSTTLAAMLNEINEKERKHIITVEDPVEFVHTNKKALFSHRNIGTDTHSYANALKFALREDPDIILVGEMRDRETISIAITAAETGHLVFGTLHTNSAMQTINRIIDSFDGGEQLQVRNMLSVSLTAVISQSLLPKLGGGRIAIHEILLNNNAVANLIRENKVHQIYSQMQLNQQSTGMITQTQAMVKAIRANQISKDTAFRYSTNLQELIGVVGA, from the coding sequence ATGGAAGAAGTTCAAAGAAATTTAGTAGATATCGAAACCCTACTAAAAACCGTCGTTTTTAACAAAGCGAGCGATCTTCACTTAGTTTCGCGCTCGGCGCCTCAAATACGTATCGACGGAACATTGCGCCCACTTGCCATGGACCCGCTTAAGGGTACAGATATCGAGTATATCTGCTACGCGCTCATTACCGATGCTCAAAAAAGTGCGCTCGAGGAAAATAAAGAGCTTGACTTTGCGATCGAGCTTCCTAATATCGGACGCTTCCGTGGTAATTACTACTATACTATGAATGGCGATTTGGCTGCTGCATTTCGTATTATTCCTATCGATATTCCTAGCCTGGACGATTTAAAAGCCCCTACGATTTTTAAAGAGGTGGTCAAGCACGAAAAAGGCATGATTTTGGTTACCGGGCCTACTGGTAGCGGTAAATCAACTACTCTTGCCGCGATGCTAAACGAGATCAACGAAAAAGAACGCAAGCACATCATCACCGTTGAAGATCCGGTCGAGTTCGTCCATACCAATAAAAAAGCGCTTTTTTCTCACAGAAATATCGGCACTGATACCCATTCCTACGCTAATGCGTTAAAATTTGCCTTGCGTGAGGACCCGGATATTATTCTAGTTGGTGAGATGCGCGATAGAGAGACTATCTCGATCGCCATTACCGCGGCTGAGACCGGTCACTTGGTATTTGGTACGCTACACACCAACTCCGCGATGCAAACGATCAACCGTATTATCGATAGCTTTGATGGCGGCGAGCAGCTCCAAGTACGAAATATGCTCTCTGTATCACTTACCGCGGTCATTTCGCAATCGCTTTTGCCAAAGCTTGGCGGCGGACGTATCGCGATCCATGAAATTTTGCTCAATAACAATGCCGTAGCGAATCTAATCCGCGAAAACAAGGTGCATCAAATTTACTCTCAAATGCAGCTAAATCAGCAATCTACCGGTATGATAACTCAAACTCAAGCGATGGTTAAAGCGATCCGTGCAAATCAAATTTCAAAAGACACGGCGTTTAGGTACTCGACTAACCTACAAGAGCTAATAGGCGTGGTGGGTGCTTGA
- the dnaE gene encoding DNA polymerase III subunit alpha, with amino-acid sequence MSDYTHLHLHTEYSLLDGANKVSELAELLQSRGTKACAITDHGNMFGAIDFYQTMKKHGIKPIIGIETYLHNHDDIGDKSDRQRYHLILLAKNETGYKNLMYLSSRAFLDGFYYYPRINKKILKEHSEGLICSSACLAGEVEFHLNRSERNLKRGAGGYEAAKKAALEYKEIFGEDFYLEIMRHGIGEQLNVDKDLIRLSREIGVKIIATNDAHYSRKDRAKAHDVYQCISMGKTINDGDRLKHVVSEFYVKSDEEMRRLFADIPEVIENTAEIVQKCNLKFAFDEKDYAPTPPNFKFTIEYAARLGLSLPQPDERYSFANDDFLFDHLCREGLKERLKFIDPAKHEIYRERLEKELAIIKNMHFSGYMVIVQDFINWAKDHDIPVGPGRGSAAGSICAYALRITDLDPIPYNLLFERFLNPSRISMPDIDVDFCQARRGEVIDYVIDQYGKFNVAQVATFGKLLARGVIRDVARVCDMPLSQADKMAKLIPDKLGITLTQAYDAEPKLKEFIDADPIAQQVWEFALGLEGLNRNAGMHAAGVVISNEPLWNKAPLFKQDKGEDARLVTQYTKNYLEDVDLIKFDFLGLKNLDVIDNAAKLVKRRYGRDIVWEEIDFNDRKTYETIQSGNTLGIFQIEGAGMQDLAMNLRPDRFEDIIAMISLYRPGPMDLIPDFIRIKHGELKASYIFPELKEILEPTYGIIVYQEQVMQIVQKVGGFSLGDADLVRRAMGKKDEKKLAHMREQYLSGAKELGFDVAKADELFDLIMKFASYGFNKSHAAAYSMITFQTAYLKTYYPAEFMAALLTSEEGNTDKISKYIDEASRLGIGLLPPSINQSLRGFSVVDDENSKSGTSIIYGLGAIKGVGAAAIENILELQSEAKFQSIDDFASRVDNFRVNKKVIESLIYAGAMDCLGKSRLAMIQNMENILEVMKKITEIKKDAASSLFGEDEDMTSGMSVSFVDTDKEFPQGEILKFEQQTVGVYLSGHPLDDYKEEIEGIDYTLSSAFSEIEGDSAEVLSVGRIEDLSTRMTKTGKKMGILNVLDLHGSFELAVFDNALKAIENLSPQERERPYAFMIKISKSAVGGAAYQLSFLSMMSLQNARDASFRPHAGVFLSENPLKAYAAQLGAIAHTKSNEFDELAGDEDASVKILCVGKIENVHTRTTKSGKQMANLTVLDLAGSFEMSAFGDICDAVTALTDAELERPMAFWARLSKNTSPYGGKFQIYLDEILTLDAAQNIDGYVPSKMRGFGGREREGFSGSNFGSGRNFGGERGGGYGSGNFTERRGSVAAEDPALKARKEREAQRKNAQDFEFELSLGELSREKIYKIYHLAFCDTALKNTKRLILRIRNGSEVLVYPTEYIVSDNFTEKVREIIAA; translated from the coding sequence ATGAGCGACTACACCCACCTGCACCTTCACACCGAGTATTCGCTGCTAGACGGCGCGAATAAAGTAAGCGAGCTCGCCGAGCTTTTGCAGAGCCGCGGCACCAAGGCGTGCGCGATCACCGATCACGGCAATATGTTCGGCGCGATAGACTTTTATCAAACGATGAAAAAGCACGGCATCAAGCCGATCATCGGCATCGAGACCTACCTGCACAACCACGACGATATCGGCGATAAAAGCGACCGCCAGCGCTATCACTTGATACTGCTTGCCAAAAACGAGACGGGCTATAAAAATCTGATGTATCTTAGCTCGCGCGCATTTCTGGACGGCTTCTACTACTACCCGAGGATCAACAAAAAAATTTTAAAAGAGCACAGCGAGGGGCTCATCTGCTCCTCGGCATGCCTAGCGGGCGAGGTGGAATTTCATCTAAATAGAAGCGAGCGAAATTTAAAGCGCGGTGCGGGCGGCTACGAAGCGGCGAAAAAAGCGGCGCTTGAGTATAAGGAAATTTTCGGCGAGGATTTTTATCTTGAGATCATGCGCCACGGCATCGGCGAGCAATTAAACGTCGATAAAGACCTCATCCGCCTTTCGCGCGAAATCGGCGTCAAGATCATCGCTACCAACGACGCTCACTACTCGCGCAAGGACCGCGCCAAGGCTCACGACGTCTATCAGTGCATCTCGATGGGCAAGACGATCAACGATGGCGACCGCCTAAAACACGTCGTTTCGGAATTTTACGTAAAAAGCGATGAGGAGATGAGGCGGCTTTTTGCGGACATCCCCGAAGTGATCGAAAATACCGCCGAGATCGTGCAAAAGTGCAATCTGAAATTTGCCTTCGACGAGAAAGACTATGCGCCCACGCCGCCGAATTTTAAATTTACGATCGAATACGCCGCTAGGCTCGGGCTTTCGCTGCCCCAGCCTGATGAGCGATATAGCTTTGCAAACGATGATTTTTTATTCGATCATCTGTGTCGCGAGGGGCTTAAAGAGCGCCTTAAATTTATCGATCCTGCTAAGCACGAAATTTATCGCGAGCGCCTGGAAAAGGAGCTTGCCATCATCAAAAACATGCATTTTTCGGGCTATATGGTCATCGTGCAGGATTTCATCAACTGGGCGAAGGACCACGACATCCCGGTTGGCCCCGGTCGCGGTTCTGCGGCGGGCAGCATCTGCGCGTATGCGCTTCGCATTACCGACCTCGATCCGATCCCGTATAATCTGCTTTTCGAGCGATTTTTAAATCCGTCGCGTATCTCGATGCCCGACATCGACGTGGATTTTTGCCAGGCACGCAGAGGCGAGGTGATCGACTACGTCATCGATCAGTACGGCAAATTTAACGTCGCGCAGGTTGCGACCTTCGGTAAGCTGCTCGCGCGCGGCGTCATCCGCGACGTGGCTCGCGTCTGCGATATGCCGCTTTCGCAGGCCGATAAGATGGCAAAGCTGATCCCCGATAAGCTCGGCATCACGCTTACGCAGGCTTACGATGCCGAGCCGAAGCTGAAGGAATTTATCGATGCAGATCCGATCGCGCAGCAGGTTTGGGAGTTTGCGCTGGGCCTTGAAGGGCTCAATCGCAACGCGGGCATGCATGCCGCGGGCGTTGTGATTTCAAACGAGCCGCTGTGGAATAAAGCGCCGCTATTTAAGCAAGATAAGGGCGAGGACGCGCGCCTGGTCACGCAATACACCAAAAACTATCTTGAAGATGTCGATCTGATAAAATTTGACTTCCTGGGTCTAAAAAACCTCGATGTGATCGATAATGCCGCTAAGCTTGTCAAGCGCCGCTACGGTCGCGATATTGTCTGGGAGGAGATCGATTTCAACGACCGTAAGACCTACGAGACGATTCAAAGCGGCAACACGCTGGGGATCTTCCAAATCGAGGGCGCGGGCATGCAGGATCTGGCGATGAACCTGCGCCCGGACCGCTTCGAGGATATCATCGCGATGATCTCGCTCTACCGCCCGGGACCGATGGATCTAATCCCCGATTTTATCAGGATCAAACACGGCGAGCTAAAAGCTAGCTATATCTTCCCTGAGCTAAAAGAAATTTTAGAGCCAACATATGGCATCATCGTCTATCAAGAGCAGGTTATGCAGATCGTGCAGAAGGTGGGCGGCTTTAGTTTGGGCGATGCCGATCTGGTGCGCCGCGCGATGGGTAAAAAGGATGAAAAGAAGCTTGCCCACATGCGCGAGCAGTATCTAAGCGGCGCTAAAGAGCTGGGCTTTGACGTAGCAAAAGCAGATGAGCTATTTGATCTGATTATGAAATTTGCCTCCTATGGCTTTAACAAATCCCACGCCGCGGCGTATTCGATGATCACCTTTCAAACGGCCTATCTTAAGACCTACTATCCGGCGGAGTTTATGGCGGCGCTGCTTACTTCGGAGGAGGGCAATACCGATAAAATTTCAAAATATATCGACGAGGCTAGCCGCCTAGGCATCGGGCTTTTGCCGCCGTCGATCAATCAAAGCTTAAGAGGCTTTAGCGTCGTGGACGACGAAAATTCCAAATCGGGCACCTCGATCATCTACGGCCTCGGCGCGATCAAGGGCGTGGGCGCCGCCGCGATCGAGAATATCTTAGAGCTTCAAAGCGAGGCTAAATTTCAAAGCATCGACGATTTTGCTTCGCGAGTGGACAATTTCCGCGTCAATAAAAAGGTCATCGAGTCGCTGATCTATGCAGGCGCGATGGATTGCCTGGGTAAGAGTCGCTTGGCGATGATTCAAAACATGGAAAATATCCTTGAGGTAATGAAAAAAATCACCGAGATTAAAAAGGACGCCGCTAGCTCGCTTTTTGGCGAGGATGAGGATATGACGAGCGGCATGAGCGTAAGTTTCGTCGATACCGATAAGGAATTTCCGCAGGGCGAAATTTTAAAATTTGAGCAGCAGACCGTGGGCGTGTATCTTTCGGGACATCCGCTAGATGATTATAAAGAGGAGATAGAGGGCATCGACTACACGCTATCCTCGGCGTTTAGCGAGATCGAGGGCGATAGCGCCGAGGTGCTTAGCGTGGGGCGGATCGAGGATCTATCCACGCGCATGACGAAAACGGGCAAAAAAATGGGGATTTTAAATGTGCTTGATCTGCACGGCAGCTTCGAGCTTGCGGTGTTCGATAACGCGCTAAAGGCGATCGAAAACTTAAGCCCGCAGGAGAGGGAGCGCCCGTACGCTTTTATGATTAAAATTTCAAAAAGTGCGGTCGGCGGCGCGGCGTATCAGCTGTCGTTTCTTTCGATGATGAGCTTGCAAAACGCTCGAGATGCGAGCTTCCGTCCGCACGCGGGAGTATTTTTGAGCGAGAATCCACTCAAAGCCTACGCCGCGCAGCTTGGCGCGATCGCGCATACCAAATCGAACGAATTTGACGAACTGGCGGGCGACGAGGACGCGAGCGTTAAAATTTTATGCGTCGGCAAGATCGAAAACGTCCACACCCGCACGACCAAATCGGGCAAGCAGATGGCAAATCTCACGGTGCTCGATCTTGCGGGCAGCTTCGAGATGAGTGCGTTCGGCGATATTTGTGATGCGGTCACTGCGCTAACGGATGCGGAGCTGGAGCGCCCGATGGCGTTTTGGGCACGGCTTAGCAAAAATACATCCCCTTACGGCGGGAAATTTCAAATTTATCTGGATGAAATTTTAACTCTAGATGCCGCGCAAAATATCGACGGCTACGTGCCTAGTAAGATGCGAGGCTTCGGCGGTAGGGAGCGTGAGGGCTTTAGCGGCAGCAATTTCGGCTCCGGCAGAAACTTCGGTGGTGAACGAGGCGGCGGCTACGGCAGCGGGAATTTCACGGAGCGAAGGGGCAGTGTTGCTGCGGAGGATCCCGCTCTTAAGGCGCGCAAAGAGCGCGAGGCACAGCGCAAAAACGCGCAGGATTTCGAGTTTGAGCTAAGCTTAGGCGAACTTAGCCGCGAGAAAATTTATAAAATTTACCACCTCGCCTTTTGCGACACGGCGCTGAAAAACACCAAGCGGCTGATTCTGCGGATCCGCAACGGCAGCGAAGTGCTCGTTTATCCGACCGAATACATTGTGAGCGATAATTTCACCGAAAAGGTGCGCGAAATCATCGCGGCGTAG
- a CDS encoding type III pantothenate kinase has product MLLCDIGNSRVKFYKGGVTQSMPVAEFMRYEPKERIFFISVNDSVKKKLKNPLFVDLASHFELKTAYRGLGIDRIAACSAVATGIVVDAGSAITVDLMFRGSHLGGFIMPGISTLLKSFASIAPVLDVTLSTNIDLDPLPQKTVSAVNYGILKPIVLTIENIAGNNKIYFTGGDGAYLMRYFRNSIYEKDLIFKSMVSLIAKKGLA; this is encoded by the coding sequence ATGCTTTTGTGTGACATAGGAAATTCCAGAGTTAAATTTTATAAAGGCGGCGTAACGCAAAGTATGCCCGTAGCGGAGTTTATGCGGTACGAGCCGAAGGAGCGAATTTTTTTCATTAGCGTCAATGATAGCGTGAAAAAAAAGCTGAAAAACCCTCTGTTTGTCGATCTGGCGTCGCACTTTGAGCTAAAAACCGCCTACCGCGGGCTCGGGATCGACCGCATAGCGGCGTGCTCCGCAGTAGCGACGGGCATCGTCGTCGATGCGGGCAGCGCGATCACCGTGGATTTGATGTTTAGAGGCTCGCATTTAGGCGGATTTATAATGCCCGGCATTAGTACGCTTTTAAAGTCATTTGCGAGCATCGCGCCGGTGCTGGATGTGACGCTTTCAACCAATATCGATCTGGATCCGCTGCCGCAAAAGACCGTAAGTGCCGTAAACTACGGGATTTTAAAGCCGATAGTGCTTACGATCGAAAACATCGCGGGCAATAATAAAATTTACTTCACGGGCGGCGACGGAGCCTATCTAATGCGGTATTTTCGCAACTCAATCTACGAAAAGGATCTGATCTTTAAATCGATGGTAAGCTTGATCGCAAAAAAGGGGCTCGCATGA
- a CDS encoding dicarboxylate/amino acid:cation symporter — protein MSENQTKKGGILAFYFNSSLLWRIIIALVLGSAIGMLLPKNMPVGDTTWVAILTPLGDLFVRLLKMIMVPIIICSLIVGTSSISPAHLGKVGVKAIIFYAITTLFAIVIGLACAFIFSPGSGLDLSDASKAVEKAANAPSMSKILLNIIPTNPFDSIAKGEILPIIAFCLFFGVGLAFCRDSSDARIKSSADTVYNFFDGMSEIMFKVVHWVMQYAPIGVFALMFVVFNKSGIEAFSSLLNVTITLYVGLAIQVFAVYCVICMLIGVSPIKFLKKVRPPMLTAFVTRSSNGTLPITMQTAEDMGIPKAIYGFVLPVGATVNMNGTTVYLGVCTLFIANACGIDLNSSHYLTIIITSMLAAIGTAGVPGAGALMLLLVLESIGVKVSGNVAIAYGMILGIDAILDMGRTSMNVTGDVVASIYVAKSENEMDMSKWED, from the coding sequence ATGTCAGAAAATCAAACGAAAAAAGGCGGAATTTTAGCTTTTTATTTTAACTCAAGCTTGCTTTGGCGCATCATTATCGCTTTAGTGTTGGGCTCTGCGATCGGTATGTTGCTACCTAAAAATATGCCGGTGGGCGATACCACGTGGGTGGCGATTTTAACGCCTTTGGGAGATCTTTTTGTGAGACTTTTAAAGATGATCATGGTGCCGATCATTATCTGTTCGCTCATCGTAGGCACGAGCAGCATCTCGCCCGCGCACCTTGGCAAAGTAGGCGTTAAGGCGATCATATTTTACGCTATAACTACGCTTTTTGCGATCGTCATCGGTCTAGCGTGTGCGTTTATATTTTCTCCAGGTAGCGGGCTTGATCTAAGCGATGCGTCCAAGGCCGTCGAAAAGGCAGCGAACGCGCCTAGTATGAGTAAAATTTTGCTTAATATAATTCCTACGAATCCTTTTGATTCCATAGCCAAGGGCGAAATTTTGCCGATCATCGCATTTTGCTTATTTTTTGGCGTAGGGCTTGCGTTTTGCCGCGACAGTAGCGACGCGCGTATCAAAAGCTCTGCCGATACGGTTTATAATTTTTTCGACGGAATGAGCGAGATTATGTTTAAGGTCGTGCACTGGGTGATGCAATACGCGCCGATCGGCGTTTTTGCGCTAATGTTTGTAGTGTTTAATAAAAGCGGTATCGAGGCTTTCAGCTCGCTGCTAAACGTCACGATTACACTATACGTGGGACTTGCGATTCAAGTATTTGCGGTTTATTGCGTTATTTGTATGCTTATTGGAGTTAGCCCGATTAAATTCCTTAAAAAAGTGCGCCCGCCGATGCTTACGGCTTTTGTTACCCGCAGCTCCAACGGCACGCTTCCGATTACGATGCAAACCGCCGAAGATATGGGAATTCCAAAGGCGATCTACGGCTTTGTTTTACCCGTGGGTGCTACGGTGAATATGAATGGTACGACCGTGTATTTGGGCGTGTGCACACTTTTTATCGCTAATGCTTGTGGTATCGATCTAAATAGCAGCCACTACCTCACGATCATCATCACTTCGATGCTTGCGGCGATCGGAACTGCCGGAGTTCCGGGAGCTGGTGCGCTGATGCTGCTTTTAGTGCTAGAATCTATCGGCGTCAAGGTAAGCGGTAATGTAGCGATCGCTTACGGAATGATTTTAGGCATTGACGCGATTTTGGATATGGGGCGAACTTCGATGAACGTAACGGGCGATGTTGTGGCGTCGATCTACGTCGCAAAGAGCGAAAACGAAATGGATATGAGTAAGTGGGAGGATTAA
- the gatC gene encoding Asp-tRNA(Asn)/Glu-tRNA(Gln) amidotransferase subunit GatC — MIIDDALLSKLERLSALKIPDEKREEFKGQLNNIVDFVEILNELDLQSGEAAITTLKGGTPFRKDIPRKSDVAESVLKHAPQSEGGYFVVPKIID; from the coding sequence ATGATAATAGACGATGCCTTGCTAAGCAAGCTGGAAAGGCTATCTGCTCTTAAAATTCCAGATGAAAAACGGGAGGAATTCAAGGGGCAATTGAATAATATCGTAGATTTTGTAGAAATTCTAAATGAGCTGGATTTACAAAGCGGCGAGGCGGCTATCACTACGCTGAAAGGCGGTACTCCGTTTCGCAAAGATATCCCACGCAAAAGCGACGTCGCAGAAAGCGTTTTAAAGCATGCTCCGCAGTCCGAAGGCGGCTACTTCGTAGTACCGAAAATCATAGATTGA
- a CDS encoding CvpA family protein — MEGINWFDVGCLVLVVLFGLRGITNGIVKEIFGILGLIGGLFAAMRYKTMAGEWIAAKIPALQNANGVLSGDTTQVLIGFIAVLFGVWISCLIIGEIISKFFKWSGLGFVDKIGGFVFSVSKIFLIFAVIVTLASGPMSMNEQTKKYFESSKTAPIFLKIGNWILNLKDDPKIKQSLDSIGSKMDDKLLKDQNSTARMNSDQNQSTEPSDFNASSEVNSTERTKL; from the coding sequence ATGGAAGGTATTAATTGGTTTGACGTCGGCTGTTTGGTACTCGTAGTGCTCTTCGGACTACGCGGTATCACCAACGGCATTGTAAAAGAAATTTTTGGAATTTTGGGTCTCATCGGCGGTCTTTTTGCCGCAATGCGTTATAAAACTATGGCGGGCGAGTGGATTGCAGCCAAAATTCCCGCTTTACAGAATGCAAACGGCGTGCTTTCAGGTGATACGACGCAGGTTCTCATCGGCTTTATCGCTGTGCTTTTTGGCGTATGGATCTCATGTCTGATTATAGGCGAAATCATTTCAAAATTCTTTAAATGGAGTGGACTGGGCTTTGTCGATAAGATCGGCGGTTTTGTGTTTAGCGTAAGTAAAATTTTCTTAATTTTTGCCGTTATTGTTACACTTGCAAGCGGTCCTATGTCGATGAACGAACAGACTAAAAAGTATTTTGAAAGCAGCAAAACTGCGCCGATTTTCTTAAAAATCGGAAATTGGATTTTAAATCTCAAAGATGATCCGAAGATCAAACAAAGCTTGGATTCTATCGGTTCTAAGATGGATGACAAGCTCTTAAAAGATCAGAATTCTACCGCCCGTATGAACTCGGATCAAAATCAAAGCACTGAACCTAGCGATTTTAACGCCAGTTCAGAAGTAAATTCTACAGAAAGGACAAAATTATGA
- the hisG gene encoding ATP phosphoribosyltransferase, with protein MITIALPKGRIADDTLKIFKTIFGLDFAFEDRKLIMQEGDFKFLYVRNQDIPTYVMGGAADIGVVGLDVLEEHRPDVLTLLDLKIGKCRVCVGVHAGTRLNYGAPSLKIATKMPNITREYFASKAVAVNIIKLYGSIELAPLIGLADAIVDVVETGATMKQNGLQPAETIMQSSAHLIASKNSFVLKRDEILNLRDKLAHTIA; from the coding sequence ATGATAACCATAGCGCTACCGAAAGGCCGCATAGCCGACGATACGCTTAAAATTTTTAAAACCATTTTCGGGCTTGATTTTGCTTTCGAGGATCGCAAACTCATAATGCAAGAGGGCGATTTTAAATTTCTCTACGTCCGCAACCAAGATATCCCTACTTACGTTATGGGCGGTGCGGCGGATATCGGCGTAGTGGGGCTTGACGTGCTTGAGGAGCATCGCCCCGACGTGCTTACGCTGCTTGATCTTAAAATCGGAAAATGCCGCGTCTGCGTGGGCGTGCATGCGGGCACCAGGCTAAACTACGGCGCTCCGAGCCTAAAAATCGCTACGAAAATGCCCAACATCACTCGCGAATACTTCGCCTCCAAGGCCGTCGCCGTAAATATCATCAAACTCTATGGCTCGATCGAGCTAGCCCCGCTCATAGGGCTTGCCGACGCTATCGTCGATGTCGTGGAAACCGGCGCTACGATGAAGCAAAACGGGCTGCAGCCCGCAGAAACCATAATGCAAAGCTCCGCGCACCTCATCGCCAGCAAAAACAGCTTCGTGTTAAAACGCGATGAAATTTTAAATTTAAGAGATAAACTAGCCCACACGATCGCTTAA